A genomic window from Candidatus Terasakiella magnetica includes:
- a CDS encoding DMT family transporter: protein MSKSLSISGFIMLVILAMIWGSSFTMIKIALEEVGPVSIAAARIALAAVVLSFIAIIRKESIPRERSVWIGLFWLAVLGNAAPFFLIGWGEHFVDGGMTAVLMSTIPLSVPIMAHFFTDDEKLSPYMVAGVCIGFAGLLVLVGPSVLYGLGQDLVAQGAIVSAALCYGGASIIARRLSHVPFMVVASGSMIIAAIMMVPASIIIDQPWTYSADVKHLGALIYLGLFPTALANILLLQVINTSGVSFLALNNYLVPVFGVGIAALALGEKVPTEMLSALGIIFVGIFVSNLKRKSG from the coding sequence ATGTCCAAATCCCTCTCCATTAGCGGATTTATCATGCTCGTCATTTTGGCGATGATCTGGGGCTCAAGCTTCACCATGATTAAAATCGCCTTGGAGGAAGTCGGACCTGTGTCTATAGCGGCTGCACGCATTGCTTTGGCAGCTGTGGTGCTGAGCTTTATTGCCATCATTCGCAAAGAGAGCATCCCGCGGGAACGTTCTGTCTGGATTGGTCTGTTTTGGCTTGCGGTTTTAGGTAATGCCGCCCCTTTCTTTCTCATTGGATGGGGGGAGCATTTTGTCGATGGCGGCATGACGGCTGTTTTAATGTCAACCATTCCGCTTAGCGTGCCGATCATGGCGCATTTCTTTACCGATGATGAAAAGCTCAGCCCCTATATGGTGGCGGGGGTCTGTATTGGTTTTGCTGGCTTGCTTGTCTTGGTTGGCCCCAGTGTGCTTTATGGATTGGGCCAAGACCTTGTGGCCCAAGGCGCGATTGTCAGTGCCGCACTTTGTTATGGCGGGGCCTCAATCATTGCGCGCAGGCTTTCCCATGTGCCGTTTATGGTGGTGGCGTCTGGTTCTATGATTATTGCAGCAATAATGATGGTGCCAGCCTCCATCATTATTGATCAGCCATGGACCTATAGTGCGGATGTAAAACATCTCGGTGCGTTGATTTATCTTGGGCTCTTTCCAACCGCGCTTGCCAATATCTTATTGTTACAGGTGATCAATACCTCCGGTGTGAGTTTTCTGGCCTTAAATAACTATCTCGTGCCTGTCTTTGGCGTGGGGATTGCCGCCCTTGCGCTGGGGGAAAAAGTCCCGACAGAGATGCTCAGTGCGCTTGGGATCATTTTCGTTGGCATTTTCGTGAGCAATCTAAAACGTAAAAGCGGCTGA
- a CDS encoding tetrathionate reductase family octaheme c-type cytochrome translates to MSIKHLLGRGLIACMLMVSPALAAMDKTSTADHTQFKQLQQEFKTGPDVTAACLECHTEASKQLEKTTHWTWQFDHMNGQKLGKREVVNNFCGTVASNEARCTSCHIGYGWKDLRKEHPAGNNVDCLVCHDTTGKYKKYPTAAGHPNYEPKAWPPKSKKIRPVVDLKMVAQKVGPTSRANCGACHFYGGGGDGVKHGDLDSSLANPNKELDVHMAKEGANFSCATCHNPKGHDVPGSRFDMQAKDTKGIDVASAEYKDHASCESCHSMKPHKKTAKLNDHTDKVACQTCHIPEFARGGVATKMWWDWSQAGKMKNGKPFAIKDDKGHMIYHSKKGDFKLAENVVPEYEWFDGKMRYTLRSDKLDDSKKVVPINTFGGSYNDPNARIWPFKVMRGKQPYDTVNKTFLVSHVFGKDKTAYWKNFDWQKALTAGSKYVGEPYSGKFDFIETTYHWPQTHMVAPSDKALGCDSCHTKGGRLEKLTGFYMPGRDKSDTLDTLGFALIGLTGAGVGVHALLRLLGRRKNNGEG, encoded by the coding sequence ATGTCGATCAAACATCTACTTGGGCGTGGATTGATCGCATGTATGTTGATGGTGTCACCCGCCCTTGCGGCGATGGATAAAACCTCAACTGCAGACCACACCCAATTCAAACAGCTCCAGCAGGAGTTTAAAACCGGACCGGACGTGACAGCGGCTTGCTTAGAATGTCACACCGAAGCATCCAAACAACTTGAAAAGACCACGCATTGGACATGGCAGTTTGACCATATGAACGGTCAAAAGCTCGGCAAACGTGAAGTGGTCAATAACTTCTGCGGCACTGTGGCTTCAAACGAGGCACGTTGCACCAGCTGCCATATTGGCTATGGCTGGAAAGATTTACGAAAAGAACATCCTGCGGGCAATAATGTGGACTGCCTTGTCTGTCATGACACCACAGGGAAATACAAAAAATACCCAACCGCTGCGGGCCATCCAAATTACGAGCCTAAAGCATGGCCGCCAAAATCTAAAAAAATCCGCCCTGTTGTGGATTTAAAAATGGTCGCTCAAAAAGTCGGCCCAACCTCGCGTGCAAACTGCGGGGCCTGTCATTTTTATGGCGGTGGCGGCGATGGGGTAAAACATGGTGATCTAGATAGCTCCCTTGCCAACCCCAACAAAGAACTTGATGTCCATATGGCAAAAGAGGGCGCGAATTTCAGCTGTGCCACCTGCCATAACCCTAAAGGCCATGATGTACCGGGCTCACGCTTTGACATGCAGGCCAAAGATACCAAAGGCATTGATGTTGCCAGTGCTGAATATAAAGATCATGCCTCTTGTGAATCATGTCACAGCATGAAACCGCACAAGAAAACAGCCAAGCTGAATGATCATACCGATAAAGTCGCCTGTCAGACCTGTCATATCCCTGAATTTGCCCGCGGCGGTGTTGCCACCAAAATGTGGTGGGACTGGTCCCAAGCTGGCAAAATGAAAAATGGTAAACCTTTTGCCATCAAAGATGATAAAGGCCACATGATTTACCATAGTAAAAAAGGTGACTTCAAACTGGCTGAAAATGTCGTGCCTGAATATGAATGGTTTGACGGCAAAATGCGCTACACCCTGCGCAGTGACAAGCTTGATGACAGTAAAAAAGTCGTACCGATTAACACGTTTGGGGGGTCTTACAATGATCCGAACGCACGGATCTGGCCTTTTAAAGTCATGCGTGGCAAACAGCCTTATGACACTGTGAATAAAACATTCCTTGTCAGCCATGTATTTGGCAAAGACAAAACGGCCTATTGGAAAAACTTCGACTGGCAAAAAGCTTTAACAGCCGGGTCTAAATATGTCGGTGAGCCTTACTCTGGCAAATTTGATTTTATCGAAACAACTTACCACTGGCCCCAAACCCATATGGTGGCCCCAAGTGATAAGGCACTGGGCTGTGATTCCTGCCACACCAAAGGCGGACGTTTGGAAAAACTCACAGGTTTCTATATGCCGGGTCGCGATAAATCCGACACGTTGGATACCTTGGGCTTTGCTTTAATCGGGCTGACCGGAGCAGGCGTGGGCGTACATGCGCTTTTGCGTCTTTTGGGTCGTCGTAAAAATAACGGGGAGGGCTAA
- the cobS gene encoding adenosylcobinamide-GDP ribazoletransferase, producing MTDTSSTFEKNAQNPKAWWEDIQLAVVFLTRLPWKLKEELAPQALNRALRAFPLIGLLVGGLSATVYGLAHIFEIPPLACGLLAVLTSVLLTGALHEDGLADVADGFGGGASRERKLEIMRDSSLGSYGTIALILSIGLRSAALGGFEDWMVGASVIVAVSCLSRIAPALLIYLMESARTDGLAASMEKPDWMIVVQACGLGIALFLLCTPLDAGFVTIVMGFTALYVFQGLAQKQIGGQTGDVCGAAQQVMEITMIVVLAGLA from the coding sequence ATGACAGATACCAGTTCAACCTTTGAAAAAAATGCGCAAAACCCTAAAGCTTGGTGGGAAGATATCCAACTGGCAGTCGTCTTCCTCACCCGACTGCCGTGGAAGTTGAAAGAAGAGCTCGCCCCACAGGCCTTAAACCGTGCGCTTCGCGCCTTTCCCTTAATCGGGCTTTTGGTTGGCGGTCTGTCTGCCACGGTTTATGGACTTGCCCATATCTTTGAAATTCCACCCCTTGCCTGTGGCTTGCTTGCTGTGCTCACCAGTGTGTTGTTAACAGGCGCGCTTCATGAAGATGGCTTGGCCGATGTTGCAGATGGTTTTGGCGGGGGCGCAAGCCGGGAGCGCAAGCTTGAAATTATGCGCGACAGCAGCCTTGGCAGCTATGGCACCATTGCGCTTATCCTATCCATTGGTCTGCGCAGTGCCGCCCTTGGCGGGTTTGAAGACTGGATGGTGGGCGCGAGTGTTATTGTGGCGGTTTCCTGCCTATCGCGCATTGCACCTGCCTTGTTGATTTACCTGATGGAAAGCGCGCGCACGGATGGCCTTGCTGCTAGCATGGAAAAACCGGACTGGATGATTGTGGTGCAAGCATGCGGGCTTGGCATTGCGCTTTTCTTGTTATGTACGCCGCTTGATGCCGGATTTGTCACCATAGTCATGGGCTTCACCGCCCTTTATGTTTTCCAAGGTCTTGCACAAAAACAAATCGGCGGGCAAACAGGCGATGTGTGTGGCGCTGCCCAACAGGTGATGGAAATAACAATGATTGTGGTGCTGGCAGGATTGGCATGA
- a CDS encoding NUDIX domain-containing protein, giving the protein MPSLINDCALFSVSQKAIIKDKKGRILMMEKAGKSHWDIPGGKLDAGEDMAKSIAREILEEIGFDKVNVGDIIYAGRRSFEEKDKAERVMIFYACEIDHKFEKIKLSDEHSAWRMMSAHDIKDQKKYEINPVVRAALNVAFAKD; this is encoded by the coding sequence GTGCCCTCTCTCATAAATGACTGCGCTCTCTTTTCAGTAAGCCAGAAAGCCATTATCAAAGATAAAAAAGGCCGCATCTTGATGATGGAAAAGGCAGGTAAAAGCCATTGGGATATTCCCGGGGGCAAGTTGGATGCGGGCGAAGATATGGCAAAAAGTATCGCACGTGAAATCTTGGAAGAAATCGGTTTTGATAAGGTCAATGTTGGCGATATCATTTATGCCGGGCGACGTAGTTTTGAAGAAAAAGACAAAGCCGAACGGGTGATGATTTTTTATGCCTGTGAGATTGATCATAAGTTTGAAAAAATCAAACTCTCGGATGAACATTCCGCATGGCGCATGATGAGTGCGCATGACATAAAAGATCAGAAAAAATATGAGATTAATCCAGTGGTGCGCGCGGCCTTAAACGTGGCTTTTGCCAAAGACTAA
- a CDS encoding histidine phosphatase family protein, whose translation MSLSITKFHWIRHAPVKAMMPGRIYGQRDVGCKLNDTERLLSLADQLPKEGIWVSSSLSRTKKTAKAIGEQKGWKVRPLAYKELMEQNFGLWQSKTWDELEDDPAGDAFWKDPAATCPPDGESFEQLCTRVQKCINHLIKKYNGQEIICVAHAGTIRAALAQALDMTPASALRLKIDTLSLSQISHFSDPDKDNTWSVERVNF comes from the coding sequence ATGAGCCTAAGCATCACCAAATTTCATTGGATACGCCATGCCCCTGTCAAAGCCATGATGCCCGGTCGCATCTATGGGCAGCGCGATGTGGGCTGTAAACTAAATGATACGGAACGTTTGCTCTCTTTGGCAGACCAGCTTCCCAAAGAGGGGATTTGGGTCAGCTCAAGCCTGTCGCGCACAAAAAAAACCGCCAAGGCCATTGGTGAGCAAAAGGGCTGGAAAGTGCGCCCACTGGCCTATAAAGAACTGATGGAACAGAACTTTGGCCTTTGGCAAAGCAAAACATGGGACGAGCTGGAAGATGACCCCGCAGGTGATGCATTTTGGAAAGACCCCGCCGCCACCTGCCCACCAGATGGCGAGAGTTTTGAGCAACTCTGCACACGGGTGCAAAAATGCATCAACCACCTGATTAAAAAATATAACGGACAAGAAATCATCTGTGTGGCCCATGCAGGCACCATTCGCGCAGCCCTTGCCCAAGCCTTGGATATGACGCCAGCGTCTGCCTTGCGCCTAAAAATTGATACGCTGTCGCTTTCACAAATCAGTCATTTTAGCGACCCTGATAAAGACAACACATGGTCTGTTGAGCGGGTTAATTTTTGA
- the cobT gene encoding nicotinate-nucleotide--dimethylbenzimidazole phosphoribosyltransferase, whose amino-acid sequence MNTLPHVKSLDDIREVLKVLPEFSQSAKQQADAREPQLTKPEGSLGRLEEVSHWVARWQGSYPPRAKSVHCNVYAGNHGVVARGVSAYPPEVTGQMVQNFINGGAAVNQICATFDVDLQVHEMALDQPTADFSKGPAMSDEDMAEAFFYGMTTVKDHTDLLCIGEMGIGNTTSAAAVAHGLYGGAAETWVGRGTGVDDEAMGHKIAVVAESVLVNKDAMKDGLDVLRCLGGRELVAMAGAVVAARMKRIPVLLDGYVCTSAVAALEATCKGALDHCMVAHNSVEPGHQLLCEKIGKKALFDLDMRLGEASGAVLAVGLVRSAVACHNNMATFGDAGVATKD is encoded by the coding sequence ATGAATACGTTACCCCATGTAAAATCACTGGATGACATCCGCGAAGTTTTAAAAGTTTTACCTGAATTTTCCCAAAGTGCCAAACAACAGGCCGATGCGCGTGAACCACAATTGACCAAGCCGGAAGGCTCGCTGGGCCGTTTGGAAGAAGTCAGCCATTGGGTGGCAAGATGGCAGGGCTCATACCCGCCACGGGCAAAATCGGTTCATTGTAATGTCTATGCCGGAAACCACGGTGTTGTGGCGCGCGGCGTGTCAGCCTATCCCCCAGAAGTGACGGGGCAGATGGTGCAGAACTTCATTAATGGCGGGGCGGCAGTCAACCAGATTTGTGCGACGTTTGATGTGGACCTGCAAGTTCATGAAATGGCGCTGGATCAACCAACAGCCGATTTTTCTAAAGGGCCAGCCATGTCTGATGAAGATATGGCAGAAGCGTTCTTTTATGGTATGACAACGGTTAAAGACCATACTGACCTGTTATGTATTGGTGAGATGGGCATTGGCAATACAACATCAGCCGCTGCCGTGGCCCATGGGCTTTATGGCGGGGCGGCAGAAACATGGGTTGGTCGCGGCACAGGTGTTGATGATGAAGCCATGGGTCATAAAATCGCCGTTGTGGCCGAATCGGTACTGGTCAATAAAGACGCCATGAAAGACGGGCTGGATGTATTGCGTTGTCTTGGCGGGCGTGAGCTGGTTGCCATGGCAGGTGCAGTTGTGGCTGCGCGCATGAAACGCATTCCGGTTTTGCTGGATGGTTATGTCTGTACCAGTGCAGTTGCTGCCTTGGAAGCCACCTGTAAGGGGGCGTTGGATCATTGCATGGTGGCGCATAATTCCGTAGAGCCGGGCCATCAGTTGCTTTGTGAAAAAATCGGCAAGAAAGCCTTGTTTGATTTGGATATGCGTTTGGGTGAAGCCAGTGGTGCGGTCTTGGCTGTGGGCCTCGTGCGCTCAGCTGTGGCGTGCCATAATAATATGGCAACCTTTGGCGATGCGGGCGTGGCAACCAAAGACTGA
- a CDS encoding nucleotidyltransferase family protein codes for MRRKGHIVNRYRRELPSDGEESLLFADNLPRYDVSRNADTLIKLVLMNPYNKIILDRMHMLDAPDCWLVSGCLFQTVWNVVEGHNPCDGILDYDLIYYDPDQSREAEEVMALRADALFQDLDVKIQVKNQSRVHMWYEPKFGLPYPELKSATESLRYYPSKVQAIALQGRGGSRISFDAPFGFENLLRMIVRPNHMLEFPDAYKAKAKRWKSVWPNLKIYPWK; via the coding sequence ATGCGACGTAAAGGGCATATTGTCAATCGATACCGCCGTGAGCTTCCCAGTGATGGGGAGGAAAGCCTCCTTTTTGCCGATAATCTGCCGCGCTATGACGTATCGCGCAATGCCGATACCTTGATCAAGCTTGTGCTGATGAACCCCTATAACAAGATTATTTTAGATCGCATGCATATGCTGGATGCACCAGATTGCTGGCTGGTGTCGGGCTGTTTGTTTCAAACCGTGTGGAATGTGGTGGAAGGGCATAACCCTTGTGATGGAATTTTAGATTATGACTTGATCTATTATGACCCGGACCAAAGCCGTGAAGCCGAAGAAGTCATGGCTTTGCGCGCAGATGCGCTTTTTCAGGATTTGGATGTGAAAATTCAGGTAAAAAACCAGTCACGTGTTCATATGTGGTATGAGCCCAAATTCGGCCTGCCCTATCCTGAGCTTAAATCGGCGACTGAATCCTTGCGCTATTATCCCTCAAAAGTGCAGGCCATTGCCTTGCAAGGACGCGGCGGCTCGCGCATTTCTTTTGATGCACCCTTTGGGTTTGAAAATCTCTTGCGCATGATCGTGCGGCCCAATCATATGCTGGAATTTCCCGATGCCTATAAAGCAAAGGCCAAACGCTGGAAAAGCGTCTGGCCTAACTTAAAGATTTATCCATGGAAGTGA
- a CDS encoding CYTH domain-containing protein, which translates to MSNQLEIERKFLVIGSGWKDGADCKKISQGYISKDESVVVRVRTKGPKSFLTIKADRGGISRLEFEYEIPNEDCEKMLAELCGDAIEKTRYTLEAAGNTWEIDEFHGVNDGLVMAEIELESPDQSFEKPDWAGPEVSHDNRFFNSYISEHPFSSWGVSFEALVKEFE; encoded by the coding sequence ATGTCAAACCAGTTGGAAATTGAACGTAAATTTCTGGTAATCGGGTCTGGTTGGAAAGACGGGGCTGATTGTAAGAAAATCTCTCAAGGCTATATCAGCAAGGATGAGTCCGTGGTCGTGCGGGTGCGCACCAAGGGGCCAAAATCCTTCCTCACCATCAAGGCAGATCGCGGCGGGATTTCACGCCTTGAGTTTGAATATGAAATTCCCAATGAAGATTGTGAAAAAATGCTCGCTGAACTGTGCGGCGATGCTATTGAGAAAACCCGCTATACCCTTGAAGCTGCGGGTAATACATGGGAAATTGATGAATTTCATGGGGTTAATGACGGGCTTGTTATGGCAGAAATTGAACTGGAAAGCCCTGATCAATCTTTTGAAAAACCCGATTGGGCTGGACCGGAAGTCAGCCATGATAATCGTTTCTTTAATTCTTACATCTCAGAACATCCATTTTCTTCATGGGGCGTGAGTTTTGAGGCGCTTGTCAAAGAGTTCGAATAG
- a CDS encoding DNA translocase FtsK, which translates to MARTTTKPQRSPLLPPGARDFLTHRAIEISGLMLGAGAIILSMILLSYTPGDPSFNSASPHDVQNLLGPIGAYVADVMMQSFGLMSAIPVLVLFSWAWRISTKQMVSNLWMRLIVLCFATLFLSVAVHAFAMPSDWPLRSGLGGLAGLMLSERLFGLVALFGLGQVPFLDLFFAVICGVFGFVGLIYGLALSKREWSHMGHGVAVAAKGTVHGSAQAVSKGVNVLQRTKLEEMIEEEEGGIEEEITVLKRKKSAKKIKAPEAEVVLPKKSQKAKQQNLVLSPDSYNFPPLDLLCEASTLQKQASKIDRAALEHNAELLEQVLGDFGVKGEIVEVRPGPVVTLYELEPAAGTKTSRVISLADDIARSMSAVSVRIAVVPGRSVIGIELPNARRETVYLRELLESQSFENQKASLNMALGVDIGGQPVMADLARMPHLLVAGTTGSGKSVGVNTMILSLLYRMTPEQCKFIMIDPKMLELSVYDGIPHLLSPVVTEPGKAVMALKWCVQEMNERYRLMSNLGVRNISGYNAKLEESRKKGEVLTRRVQTGFDPETGKPIFEEQPLDMEAMPFLVIIVDEFADLMLMVGKEIDACIQSLAQKARAAGIHLIMATQRPSTDVMTGTIKANFPSRIAFTVTTKIDSRVILETQGAEQLLGMGDMLFKPGGGQVSRVHGPFASDEEVEEVVTHLKKQGEPSYVEAVTEESDEPIDGLVMPTGAVGGNTSSGDALYDQAVQICIQDGKASTSHIQRRLSIGYNRAARIVDQMEEEGIVTAPDRVGRRKIMAGKDGVE; encoded by the coding sequence ATGGCCCGCACGACAACAAAACCGCAACGCAGCCCGCTTTTACCCCCGGGTGCACGGGACTTTTTGACCCATCGCGCAATTGAAATTTCAGGTCTGATGTTGGGTGCAGGCGCAATTATCTTATCGATGATTTTGCTGAGCTACACACCGGGTGATCCTTCTTTTAACAGTGCCTCACCCCATGATGTGCAAAATCTCTTAGGGCCAATTGGGGCTTATGTGGCTGATGTGATGATGCAGTCCTTTGGATTGATGAGTGCAATCCCTGTTCTCGTTCTCTTTTCATGGGCATGGCGTATTTCTACAAAACAGATGGTTTCCAATTTATGGATGCGCCTGATTGTTTTATGTTTTGCAACCCTGTTTCTTTCTGTCGCAGTCCATGCATTTGCCATGCCGTCTGATTGGCCGCTGCGTAGTGGTTTGGGCGGTTTGGCCGGATTGATGTTGAGTGAGCGGCTTTTCGGGCTGGTTGCCCTGTTTGGTCTGGGCCAAGTGCCGTTTTTGGATCTCTTTTTTGCTGTGATCTGCGGTGTGTTTGGTTTTGTCGGTTTGATTTATGGTCTGGCCCTTTCCAAACGTGAATGGTCCCATATGGGCCATGGTGTTGCTGTGGCTGCCAAAGGGACAGTCCATGGTTCAGCCCAAGCGGTGAGCAAAGGTGTAAATGTCCTTCAGCGCACCAAGCTTGAAGAAATGATCGAGGAAGAAGAAGGCGGGATTGAAGAAGAAATTACGGTTTTAAAACGCAAGAAATCAGCCAAGAAGATTAAGGCCCCTGAAGCCGAAGTGGTCTTGCCGAAAAAATCACAAAAAGCCAAACAGCAAAATCTGGTTCTGTCCCCTGATAGCTATAACTTCCCGCCGCTTGATCTGTTGTGTGAAGCCAGCACTTTGCAAAAGCAAGCCTCAAAAATTGACCGCGCGGCTCTTGAACATAACGCAGAACTGTTAGAACAGGTTTTGGGTGATTTTGGCGTTAAAGGTGAAATTGTTGAAGTACGCCCGGGCCCAGTTGTCACCCTTTATGAGCTGGAACCTGCGGCAGGCACAAAAACATCGCGGGTTATTTCTTTAGCTGATGATATTGCACGTTCCATGTCTGCGGTGTCGGTTCGTATTGCGGTTGTGCCGGGGCGTAGCGTGATTGGGATTGAGCTGCCAAATGCACGGCGCGAAACGGTTTATTTGCGCGAGCTGTTGGAAAGCCAAAGTTTTGAGAACCAAAAAGCATCGCTTAACATGGCGTTGGGTGTGGATATTGGTGGGCAACCCGTCATGGCGGACTTGGCCCGTATGCCACACTTGTTGGTGGCTGGTACAACAGGTTCTGGTAAGTCGGTTGGTGTAAATACCATGATTTTGAGCCTGCTTTATCGCATGACACCAGAACAATGTAAGTTCATTATGATTGACCCGAAAATGTTGGAATTGTCTGTCTATGACGGCATTCCACATTTGCTCTCCCCTGTGGTGACGGAGCCGGGCAAGGCGGTGATGGCACTGAAATGGTGTGTTCAGGAAATGAATGAGCGCTACCGTTTGATGTCAAACCTTGGGGTGCGAAATATTTCCGGCTATAATGCCAAGCTGGAAGAAAGCCGCAAGAAAGGCGAGGTGCTCACGCGTCGCGTTCAAACCGGATTTGATCCTGAAACAGGTAAACCGATTTTCGAAGAACAGCCCCTTGATATGGAGGCTATGCCGTTCCTTGTGATTATCGTGGATGAGTTTGCCGATCTTATGTTGATGGTGGGTAAAGAGATTGATGCCTGTATTCAGTCTTTGGCACAAAAAGCACGTGCAGCCGGCATCCATTTGATTATGGCGACCCAGCGTCCGTCAACCGATGTGATGACCGGAACGATTAAAGCCAACTTCCCTTCACGCATTGCCTTTACGGTGACAACCAAAATCGATTCGCGCGTTATTTTGGAAACTCAAGGTGCTGAACAGCTTTTGGGTATGGGGGATATGCTGTTTAAGCCGGGCGGTGGTCAGGTTTCACGTGTGCATGGCCCGTTTGCCTCAGATGAAGAAGTTGAAGAAGTGGTCACCCATCTGAAAAAACAGGGTGAGCCGAGCTATGTTGAAGCGGTCACTGAAGAAAGTGATGAGCCTATTGACGGTTTAGTCATGCCAACAGGTGCTGTGGGCGGCAATACATCCAGTGGGGATGCGCTTTATGATCAGGCGGTTCAGATTTGTATTCAAGATGGTAAAGCCTCAACCAGCCATATTCAGCGTCGCCTTTCAATTGGTTATAATCGGGCAGCGCGCATTGTGGACCAGATGGAAGAAGAAGGCATTGTCACAGCCCCTGATCGTGTGGGTCGCCGTAAAATCATGGCAGGTAAGGACGGGGTTGAATAA
- a CDS encoding cytochrome b/b6 domain-containing protein: MKRVLMYKRFERFWHWAQAVLVLMLAFTGFNIHGTFDVVSYEQASEMHGILLWLLLGLWAFAIFWHFTTGEWKNYIPTTEKLGDVIRYYSSGIFKGEEHPYEKTPEKKLNPLQRIAYLKLKLIINPGLIISGLLYLFYNEWPEAVAAILSLEIVALIHTAFAFFMVTFVIVHVYLITTGHTVGAHLKSMVTGYEDIPDHKGAE, encoded by the coding sequence ATGAAACGCGTCCTTATGTATAAACGTTTTGAACGTTTCTGGCACTGGGCACAGGCCGTACTGGTCTTGATGCTCGCCTTCACGGGTTTTAACATTCACGGCACCTTTGATGTGGTGAGCTATGAGCAAGCTTCAGAAATGCATGGCATTTTATTATGGTTGCTCTTGGGCTTATGGGCCTTTGCCATTTTCTGGCATTTCACCACAGGGGAATGGAAAAACTATATTCCCACAACGGAAAAACTGGGCGATGTGATCCGTTATTACAGCTCCGGCATCTTTAAAGGGGAAGAACATCCTTATGAGAAAACACCGGAAAAGAAACTCAATCCCTTGCAACGCATCGCTTATTTGAAATTAAAACTGATCATCAATCCGGGCTTGATAATCTCCGGCTTGCTCTATCTGTTTTATAACGAATGGCCTGAAGCTGTGGCGGCGATCTTGAGCTTGGAAATCGTTGCCTTGATCCACACAGCCTTTGCTTTCTTCATGGTTACCTTTGTGATTGTCCATGTGTATCTGATCACCACCGGTCATACGGTTGGCGCGCACTTAAAATCCATGGTCACAGGCTATGAAGATATTCCAGACCACAAAGGCGCTGAATAA
- a CDS encoding universal stress protein: MPFKHILLHLDATQQCEKRITIAIDLAKKGDAHITALFCQTDPEMSAIVGNHPVSDDLRKLAKTAEEGFLAKTEEAGVRASVNSALCTSHAQVIQAVTWAARTSDIAILGQYDWSKNYSAIPSDLAENVIVHSGRPALVIPFAGDFANIGTRCLVAWNGGRESSRALNDAIPMMKDAKIVEIFAIQKEGVKRPSENELVEHLDKYGIPAKAAHAKRENVGVTDLLLSHAADESSDLIVMGAHGHYGVSHMLRGGNTREILKHMTVPVLMSH, translated from the coding sequence ATGCCATTCAAGCATATTTTGCTGCACCTCGACGCAACGCAACAATGTGAAAAACGCATCACCATTGCCATTGATTTGGCAAAAAAAGGCGATGCACACATTACAGCACTTTTCTGCCAAACCGACCCGGAAATGTCGGCAATTGTTGGTAATCACCCTGTCAGTGACGACCTGCGCAAATTGGCAAAAACGGCTGAAGAAGGCTTCTTGGCAAAAACCGAAGAAGCCGGTGTTCGTGCCAGCGTCAACAGCGCACTTTGCACCAGCCACGCACAAGTCATTCAGGCTGTCACATGGGCAGCGCGCACCAGCGACATTGCCATCCTTGGTCAATATGACTGGTCCAAGAACTACAGCGCGATCCCGTCTGATCTGGCTGAAAATGTGATTGTTCATTCCGGTCGTCCGGCTCTTGTCATTCCATTTGCAGGTGATTTTGCCAATATTGGCACACGTTGCCTTGTGGCTTGGAATGGTGGTCGTGAATCTTCACGCGCACTTAACGATGCCATCCCGATGATGAAAGACGCCAAAATAGTTGAGATCTTCGCCATTCAAAAAGAAGGCGTAAAACGTCCTAGCGAAAATGAGCTAGTTGAACATCTTGATAAATACGGCATTCCAGCAAAAGCAGCCCATGCCAAACGTGAAAACGTCGGCGTCACAGACTTGCTGCTATCTCATGCCGCAGATGAAAGCTCTGATCTGATCGTCATGGGTGCCCATGGTCATTATGGTGTGTCGCATATGCTGCGCGGTGGCAACACCCGCGAAATCCTCAAGCATATGACCGTGCCTGTGTTGATGTCGCATTAA